A part of Molothrus aeneus isolate 106 chromosome 10, BPBGC_Maene_1.0, whole genome shotgun sequence genomic DNA contains:
- the LOC136560739 gene encoding G-protein coupled receptor 35-like, whose translation MNVSNNCSTRNLEPHPHVRLIEFALYSLIFFFGALFNALAFWVFSCKMKKWTETRVYVMNLVFADFSVICTLPSMVYLLWNKSPRGKLCQFTETMYFINMLVSIYIISFISIDRYIAIKQPLKARAFRSPSKAALLCGLLWVLVIVSATIQLMHHRHADLCFQTYTLPAALSLLAIFFVFILPFAILIFCSTEVVRDLKKHLNTNSPEEKSIHKAVHIIYANLIVFLVCFLPAFLGLLARFIMESIGATCFLLCIMENFSSVLRCIATSNCCLDSVCYYFVTREFQEAFLQPKASTQQPEATHPLQIQTC comes from the coding sequence ATGAATGTGTCCAACAACTGCAGCACCAGAAATCTAGAACCTCACCCCCATGTTCGCCTCATTGAGTTTGCTCTCTATagcctcattttcttttttggagCACTATTTAATGCCCTTGCCTTCTGGGTGTTCTCCTGCAAGATGAAGAAGTGGACAGAAACCAGGGTGTATGTAATGAATTTAGTCTTTGCAGATTTCTCTGTCATCTGTACCTTGCCTTCCATGGTTTATTTGCTCTGGAATAAGTCACCCCGAGGGAAGCTCTGCCAGTTTACAGAGACAATGTATTTTATCAATATGTTAGTGAGCATCTACATCATTTCATTCATCTCCATTGATCGATACATTGCCATAAAGCAACCTTTGAAAGCCAGGGCCTTCAGGTCCCCGTCAAAGGCTGCCCTCCTCTGTGGGCTCCTGTGGGTCCTGGTGATAGTCAGTGCCACCATCCAGCTGATGCACCACAGACATGCAGATCTCTGCTTCCAGACCTACAcgctgcctgctgctctcagcctgctggccattttctttgttttcattctccCATTCGCCATCTTGATCTTCTGCTCCACAGAAGTGGTCAGGGACCTCAAGAAACATCTGAACACAAATTCACCGGAGGAGAAATCGATCCATAAAGCTGTACACATAATTTATGCAAATCTGATTGTATTTCTGGTATGTTTCCTGCCAGCCTTCCTCGGGCTGCTTGCCAGGTTCATCATGGAGAGCATTGGAGCTACCTGTTTCCTGCTCTGTATCATGGAGAACTTCTCCTCCGTGTTGAGGTGCATTGCCACGTCCAACTGCTGTCTCGATAGTGTCTGCTACTACTTTGTCACCAGGGAGTTCCAGGAAGCCTTTCTACAGCCCAAAGCCAGTACTCAACAACCAGAGGCAACCCACCCCTTGCAGATACAGACATGCTAA